The following proteins come from a genomic window of Coffea arabica cultivar ET-39 chromosome 11c, Coffea Arabica ET-39 HiFi, whole genome shotgun sequence:
- the LOC113719021 gene encoding polygalacturonase At1g48100, translating to MGSISCRHFTFLLIIVLLIWSSSMEGCYARRGKHWRQSRGIGVSLSKKKGKIHGTGYHHGHVNKSKKKTPSPKAPPAFSPPSSTPSPPISSRPSPPILAPRPPQKGYGNAPSTSIFNVLNFGAKGDGTTDDTKAFQAAWAAACKVEASTIVVPSDSVFLVGPISFSGPYCQHDIVFQLDGTIIAPTNTRAWGSGTLQWLQFTKLVGITIQGSGTIDGRGAAWWQDSPLQHPVDSESKLIVPLNGTVGRNPSIPIQGSLGGKMPSIKPTALRFYGSFNVSVTGITIQNSPQCHLKFDTCIGVSVYNFSVSSPGDSPNTDGIHLQNSRDVLIRSTNVACGDDCVSIQTGCTNVYIHNINCGPGHGISIGGLGKDETRACVSNITIRDIIMHQTMNGVRIKTWQGGSGSVQGVLFSNIIVSEVQLPIVIDQFYCDKTTCKNQSSAVALSGIHYENIRGTYTVKPVHLACSDNVPCTQVTLNDIELKPLQERYHMYDPYCWQTFGELYSPTEPPIECLQIGKPPGNRIQADHDSC from the exons ATGGGCTCTATCAGCTGCAGGCACTTCACATTCTTGCTGATCATTGTTCTTCTTATTTGGTCTTCAAGCATGGAAGGTTGCTATGCAAGAAGAGGCAAGCATTGGAGGCAGAGCAGAGGCATTGGAGTTTCTTTGtccaagaagaaaggaaaaattcaTGGCACTGGTTACCATCATGGCCATGTTAACAAATCGAAAAAGAAAACTCCATCCCCAAAAGCACCACCGGCATTCTCACCACCCTCTTCAACACCATCACCACCGATATCATCAAGGCCATCACCTCCCATCCTCGCACCAAGGCCACCACAGAAAGGTTATGGAAATGCACCTTCTACTTCCATCTTCAATGTGTTAAATTTTGGAGCCAAGGGGGATGGAACCACAGATGATACCAAG GCGTTCCAAGCAGCATGGGCAGCCGCTTGTAAAGTTGAGGCATCAACGATTGTTGTCCCATCAGATTCTGTATTCCTTGTGGGCCCAATTTCGTTCTCTGGCCCTTATTGTCAGCATGACATTGTATTCCAG TtagatggcacaataattgcACCAACAAACACTCGTGCCTGGGGCTCAGGTACTTTACAGTGGCTTCAGTTTACAAAGCTGGTGGGAATTACAATTCAGGGAAGTGGCACAATTGATGGAAGAGGTGCAGCATGGTGGCAAGATTCCCCACTTCAACATCCTGTAGACAGCGAATCAAAACTAATTGTCCCGTTGAACGGAACAGTAGGAAGAAATCCATCAATTCCT ATCCAGGGCTCTCTAGGTGGAAAAATGCCGAGCATAAAACCAACG GCACTAAGGTTTTatggaagctttaatgtgtcCGTCACAGGCATAACAATTCAAAACAGTCCTCAGTGCCACCTCAAGTTTGATACTTGCATTGGAGTTTCAGTGTATAACTTCAGTGTTTCATCTCCTGGAGACAGTCCCAACACAGACGGAATTCACTTACAGAATTCAAGAGATGTGCTTATCCGTAGTACCAACGTTGCTTGCG GAGATGACTGTGTATCAATACAAACTGGATGCACAAACGTGTACATTCATAACATAAACTGTGGGCCAGGACATGGAATCAGTATTGGAGGCCTAGGAAAAGATGAGACCAGAGCTTGTGTTTCGAACATCACAATCCGAGATATCATTATGCATCAGACCATGAATGGTGTCAGAATAAAGACGTGGCAG GGAGGATCAGGTTCAGTGCAAGGAGTTCTGTTTTCAAACATTATAGTGTCCGAGGTCCAACTTCCTATTGTAATTGATCAATTCTACTGTGACAAGACTACATGCAAGAATCAATCATCGGCTGTGGCTCTATCAGGAATCCACTACGAGAACATAAGAGGAACATACACAGTAAAACCAGTGCATTTGGCATGCAGTGACAACGTTCCCTGCACGCAAGTAACTCTAAATGATATTGAACTAAAACCGCTGCAAGAACGCTACCATATGTATGACCCCTACTGTTGGCAGACATTTGGGGAGCTGTATTCTCCTACTGAACCTCCAATTGAGTGCTTACAGATCGGTAAGCCACCAGGCAACAGGATTCAAGCAGATCATGATTCATGTTAG